One bacterium genomic window, AAACTGGACGCGCACCACAGCGCGACCGCCCCGCCCGCAGCACAGATCACGATCCCGGCAACCTGGAATGCGCCAATCCCCGCGGGCCGGACGACGCCGGAGAAGAGGCGGACCGGTACATAGATGAGCACGAGGCCGAAGAGCAGAACCAGCACCCAGCGCCTGACCGGCATCGGCCCCCGACCTACGGCTTCACAGCCTCGATGCGAAGGCCCCAGAGCATGAGCGCAAAGGCGATGATACCCGTCGGTGCAGACGAGTACGCCACGACCTTGATCGCGGCTTCCTGAAACACGCTCCCGCGGGCGGCGCCTGCCGCTAGCGGCATGGTGGAGTTGCCGGCTCCCCAGATGCCGGCCATGACGTAGGCGGCGACAATGGCGAGGGCCGAGTAGACGAGAAACCAGAACGCGATCCGTGACGTTGTCGCGCCGAGATTGAGCCTGGGCCACAGCAAGCCCACCGGCAGCAGCAAGGCCCCCAGGAAGGCGCTCAGCGAATGTGCCGACAGCCCAAGACGCGGCACCGTGAAGTAGGGAATCGCAACACCCTCAAAGGACGTGAACACCAAGAGGGCGACGCCGACCTGGAGGAGCCGATGGCCCTGACGTGACAGCGCGGCAGATGTGGTCATGTCATGGGTCCTCCCGATTCGTCTCGCCGGGGCGGATTTCCACGACGGCCTGAATACGCCGCGGGCGTCCGCGCGGTATGCGCATCCGGGTCGTCGAGCAGCCGCTGAACCATCCCCGAACGAATCCGGCGAGGAGTCCCGCCTCACGCTCGTCGAGCGATCGCACGCTGGTCATCTCGCTGGTCCTTTCGGCGGAAACAACGCTGTGTCTGTATTATTTCGACATGCTGTATGATTAATTGTCAAGGGAGGGAAGCGCGATGTCTCCTCGTGCGTACAGCATGGAGAAACGTGGAGCCGCCGCGGCGGAAACACGCCGCCGCATTCTCGAGGCCGCCCGCCGTGTTCTTGCCGAGGCCCTGGACCCCGCACTCGGCATGGATTCGATCGCCCGCCGCGCCGGCCTCTCCCGGCTCACCGTCTATTACCATTTCCGCTCGCGCCCTGCTCTGCTAGAAGCCTTGTATGATTACCTCGCAATGAGAGGCAACATGCACCGCCGCGCGGCAGAGGCGCTCCGAGAACGCGACCCATCGGCCGTTCTCGCCGGGTTCGTCCGCGCATTGGTCGATTTCTGGGCATCGGATCCCGGTGTGATCCGCCGGCTCCACGCGATGGCGGCGCTCGATGCGGAGATTGCCACGGGCCTTCAGGCCCGTGAAACACGCCGCCGACGCGTGGCTCGCGAAATTCTCCAGCGCATGGCGGCGGGGAAGAAGCGAACGCTGGGGCCGCGGAGACACCGGCTGGCCGCGGATGTGGTCTGCGCCCTGGCGAGCTTCGAGACGTATGACGCTCTGGCCAGGGCGCGGCACGGCCGGGAAGAAATCATCGAGATGATCACTCGCCTCGCACGGTATGCGGTGGCGAAGGGAAGCTAGGAATCGAGTCGTTGCTCATGGATGCGACGCGTCTCGATCTCACATCAATTGGTCCGGACGACCTCTCGTAGGCGCAGCGGTTCTCTCGACGCCCTTGCCGCAGCGCTCTTGCGTGCTGTCTCGGGGTGTTGGCAATGTTGCACCGGCGCCCCCGACCTTCCCCCGCGGGCTACCTGGCGGTCCACCCTCCGTCGATCGACAGCGCCGTGCCCGTCACTACGGCCGCGGCGTCGGAACACAAGTAGAGCGCCAGCGCCCCGATCTCCGACGGCTCCAGCAGACGCTTGACCGCCTGGGGCTCGAGCATGATTCGCGCGACCACCTCGGACTCCGGAATGCCGTGCACCCGCGCCTGGTCGGCGATCTGGCGCTCCACCAGGGGCGTCCGGACGTAGCCTGGGCAGATCGCATTGACGGTGATCCCGTGCGCGGCCACCTCCCACGCCGCCACCTTCGTGAAGCCCACGACCCCGTGCTTTGCCGAGACGTACGCCGCCTTGAACGGCGACGCGACGAGACCGTGCGCGGATGCCACATTGATCACGCGTCCCCATTTCCCGCGGATCATGTGCGGCAGCGCGTACTTCGTGCACAGAAACGTGCCGGTCAACAGCACGGAGAGCAAGTAGGTCCAGCGTTCTTCCGGGAAGTCGACGATCGGGGCGATGTGCTGGAGTCCCGCGTTGTTCACGAGCACGTCGAGCCGTCCGAACGCCTCCACCGCGGCATCGACCATCTGCCGTGCGGAGGCGGCATCGGCGACGTTCGCCTGCGCGAACACGGCCCGTCGGCCCTCGCGCGTGAGGCCGTCGACCGCCGCGCGGCCTGCGGGTTCGTTCAGGTCGGCCACGCACACGGACGCGCCCTCGGCCGCAAGCGCGGTCGCGATCGCCAGCCCCAGCCCCGATGCGGCCCCCGTCACCACGGCCGCCCTGCCATCCAGCATCCCCACCGCCGTTGGCTCCCTTCCGGCGCGCCCGACGCGCCCAGGCCCTGTCTGAGCCCACCCGGACTGGGTTCGACAGGGACCGGGCCACTCTTGCCTCCCGGTGGCCGGGAGTGCTGCGCCCGATCGTACGCAGAACCTTCACCGTCCGTGCGGCGTCCCTTCATCGGGCCTGCGGCGGCGCACCCCGGACCCCGTGAACACGCGCGCCTGTGGATTAGCGGGGATTCCTGTGGGCGTTAATGGCCTGGGCCCCGGCCCTTAACAATTCCCGCGAAGTTCCAGCAACACGCCGGAGGTGGGCGCCGAGACCGGTACCTCCGCTCACCCGCGCGGGCTCGAAGCACCCTGACGCTTGATTCCGCGCCGCGAGTGCGCCGGCGCCGCGCCCGACAGAGGGATCCGTGCGAACAGCCAGGAAACACGAGCGAAGATCACGAGACAATCGGAGGGGACCATCTCGATGCTGAACAGCCGTTACGCGCTCGCCGGGAAGATCGCGCTCGTGACCGGAGGCAGTCGCAGCATCGGACGGGCGATCGCGATCGGGCTCGGCCGGGCCGGCGCCCACGTGGCGGTGAACTACCGCAACGCCGCGGCCGACGCCCTCAGCGCGGTCGCCGAGATCGAGGCGGCAGGCGTGCGGGCGCTGGCCGTGCAGGCCGACGTCTCGGACGCGCGCGCGGTCGTGCAGATGCTCGATCAGGTCGAGCGCGCGCTCGGTCCCGTCGACATCCTCGTGAACAACGCCGGCGTGCTGCGGCGGACGCCGTTTCTCGAGATCCCCGTGGACGAGTGGGAATGGATCATGCACACCAACCTGCGTGGCGCTTTCCTCGTCGGCCAGGCCGCGGCCCGGCGTATGGTGGCACGCGGGGAGAAGGGCTGCATCGTGAACGTCTCGTCCACGAGTGCGCGCTTTGCGACGCCAAACCTGGCGCACTACGAGGCGAGCAAGGGCGGGATCACGATGCTGACGCGGGCGATGGCGTTCGAGCTGGCCGCCCACGGCATCCGCGTCAACGAGGTCAATCCCGGTCTGATCGAGACCGACATCAACCGCAAGGACGTGCAGAACGCCGAGTGGCTGGCGGGACGGCTGCGCGGGATCCCGCTCGGGCGCGTCGGCACCCCCGAGGACGTGGCCGGCGCGGTCTTGTTCCTGGCCTCGCAGGACGCGGGCCTGATCACGGGCGCCAGCGTGGCGATCGACGGCGGGTCCACCATCACCTGACCCCTGCCGGGCGCGCCGCCTCCCCGAGCTACAGCACCCCGGTGTCGACGTTCGGCTCGCCCTCGTCGAAACGGGTCGGGCGGAGTGGGTGGACGTCGAGCGTGTGCGCGCGACCATCGAGAATCATCTCGGCGACGAGGTG contains:
- a CDS encoding helix-turn-helix domain-containing protein; amino-acid sequence: MSPRAYSMEKRGAAAAETRRRILEAARRVLAEALDPALGMDSIARRAGLSRLTVYYHFRSRPALLEALYDYLAMRGNMHRRAAEALRERDPSAVLAGFVRALVDFWASDPGVIRRLHAMAALDAEIATGLQARETRRRRVAREILQRMAAGKKRTLGPRRHRLAADVVCALASFETYDALARARHGREEIIEMITRLARYAVAKGS
- a CDS encoding 3-hydroxybutyrate dehydrogenase produces the protein MLDGRAAVVTGAASGLGLAIATALAAEGASVCVADLNEPAGRAAVDGLTREGRRAVFAQANVADAASARQMVDAAVEAFGRLDVLVNNAGLQHIAPIVDFPEERWTYLLSVLLTGTFLCTKYALPHMIRGKWGRVINVASAHGLVASPFKAAYVSAKHGVVGFTKVAAWEVAAHGITVNAICPGYVRTPLVERQIADQARVHGIPESEVVARIMLEPQAVKRLLEPSEIGALALYLCSDAAAVVTGTALSIDGGWTAR
- a CDS encoding 3-oxoacyl-ACP reductase family protein; the protein is MLNSRYALAGKIALVTGGSRSIGRAIAIGLGRAGAHVAVNYRNAAADALSAVAEIEAAGVRALAVQADVSDARAVVQMLDQVERALGPVDILVNNAGVLRRTPFLEIPVDEWEWIMHTNLRGAFLVGQAAARRMVARGEKGCIVNVSSTSARFATPNLAHYEASKGGITMLTRAMAFELAAHGIRVNEVNPGLIETDINRKDVQNAEWLAGRLRGIPLGRVGTPEDVAGAVLFLASQDAGLITGASVAIDGGSTIT